The following are encoded together in the Lathyrus oleraceus cultivar Zhongwan6 chromosome 3, CAAS_Psat_ZW6_1.0, whole genome shotgun sequence genome:
- the LOC127129510 gene encoding uncharacterized protein LOC127129510 yields MEKMVGSSFPTFAEVASVGERIESQIKKGKLPCAANASSGMKKPYPNLPKKPEGQTNAIMRRGGYMAPPYAHTPYHQVAAVIPTPYHPPYQQPYQQQYQQPYQQPAYQQPYQNQQQHAPPQRQPNQQRARRLEIHFDPLPVPYNKILPYLLKDESIVLKELTPATPPYQQATMSMLTASITWVPQGTQWRIARL; encoded by the coding sequence ATGGAAAAGATGGTGGGCTCCAGCTTCCCGACTTTTGCTGAGGTTGCCTCCGTGGGAGAACGGATTGAAAGCCAGATCAAGAAGGGAAAGCTACCTTGTGCTGCTAATGCTTCAAGTGGGATGAAGAAGCCTTATCctaatctcccaaagaagccagaaggtcaGACCAATGCCATAATGAGAAGAGGAGGATATATGGCACCTCCATATGCTCATACGCCTTATCATCAGGTTGCCGCGGTCATCCCGACACCATATCATCCACCCTATCAACAACcatatcaacaacaatatcaacaaccatATCAACAGCCGGCTTACCAGCAGCCGTATCAGAATCAACAGCAACATGCTCCACCACAACGTCAACCTAACCAACAGAGGGCAAGGAGGCTAGAAATACATTTCGATCCTTTGCCAGTACCATACAACAAGATCCTtccctacctgctaaaggatgAATCAATTGTTTTGAAGGAGCTAACACCTGCAACTCCGCCATATCAACAGGCTACAATGTCAATGCTCACTgcgagtatcacatgggtgccccagggcaCACAATGGAGAATTGCAAGGCTTTAA